Proteins from a genomic interval of Corallincola holothuriorum:
- a CDS encoding O-antigen ligase family protein, with protein MAGFMRKANFSKVLISSHFLLLILLTRCSLDPILNMTKVGGIGIGALLNLAVIGYGVVVFSKFRRMIPTFLVKAWGIFLASGLISIIISPVLLQSFRSFAAVITYFVIFSIPFFLVKSRDDAELLLRLVMVSCIIPITYGLFEFIVFGGTHSLQGTRIFSTFSHPNIFAFYLVLILSLSLFFLKSTQFKMSVTFRKWMLIVAVFGFVLLILTKTRSAWAAFVMVILVYGIMSEKKYLIYLVIAGFASMLIPSIQDRIVDIFSGNDADLVSSGEALNSHAWRKVVWKSSWSYITDRPLFGHGYDTFKYYFLEFFPLEENTMFDAHNVYVQIAFDMGVIGIIGYLGIFIFVLRRLFRYRKLDPKGGAVLIGLVTSYLLVGYSDNMLFYLSFNWYFWLVCGVFCACQNYLVPDVESKKIVLS; from the coding sequence ATGGCTGGTTTTATGCGAAAAGCTAATTTTTCCAAGGTGCTTATTAGTTCGCATTTTTTGCTGTTGATTTTACTTACGCGTTGCTCACTTGATCCTATACTAAATATGACAAAAGTCGGTGGTATTGGTATCGGTGCTCTATTAAATTTGGCAGTGATTGGCTACGGCGTTGTTGTTTTTAGTAAATTCAGAAGAATGATTCCAACCTTTTTGGTTAAAGCATGGGGGATATTTCTGGCTTCAGGACTGATATCCATAATTATTTCGCCAGTTTTGTTGCAATCTTTTCGCTCTTTTGCTGCTGTTATTACCTATTTTGTTATCTTTTCTATTCCGTTTTTTCTCGTGAAGAGTCGTGACGATGCAGAGTTGTTACTGCGGTTGGTCATGGTTTCTTGTATTATTCCTATTACATATGGCTTGTTCGAGTTTATCGTCTTTGGCGGAACTCATTCACTTCAAGGTACTCGTATATTTTCTACGTTTTCTCATCCAAATATTTTTGCGTTTTATTTGGTTTTGATACTGTCTTTGTCTTTGTTTTTCCTGAAATCTACTCAATTCAAGATGTCTGTAACGTTTCGGAAGTGGATGCTAATTGTTGCAGTCTTCGGTTTTGTTTTACTTATTTTAACAAAGACAAGGAGTGCATGGGCAGCATTTGTCATGGTTATCCTCGTCTATGGCATTATGTCAGAAAAGAAATATCTAATTTATTTGGTCATAGCAGGCTTTGCTAGTATGTTGATACCTTCTATTCAAGACCGAATTGTAGATATATTTTCCGGGAATGATGCTGACTTAGTGTCCTCTGGAGAGGCTCTGAACTCACATGCATGGAGGAAAGTTGTTTGGAAATCATCCTGGAGTTACATTACCGATAGGCCGCTGTTTGGGCATGGTTATGATACGTTTAAATACTATTTTCTTGAGTTTTTTCCTTTGGAAGAAAATACAATGTTTGATGCTCATAATGTTTATGTTCAAATCGCCTTTGATATGGGGGTGATTGGCATTATTGGTTATCTTGGAATATTCATTTTTGTGCTGCGTAGGCTTTTTAGATATCGAAAGTTAGATCCGAAAGGTGGCGCTGTTTTAATCGGCTTAGTTACGTCCTATCTCCTCGTGGGTTATTCCGACAATATGCTTTTCTATCTATCATTTAATTGGTACTTTTGGTTGGTTTGTGGCGTTTTTTGTGCGTGTCAGAATTATTTGGTTCCTGATGTTGAATCTAAAAAAATTGTTTTAAGTTGA
- a CDS encoding acyltransferase family protein produces MDSYKSSRIEWIDLAKGVCILLVVFHHVTITSYISQDILLSDFGMFFLRVHEAIGRYLSPLRMPIFFTLSGFLAYKAVVRNQWKDVFINKICLLIYLFILWGTIQWSLVSLLHMYFSSSMDFSQSNNSLYSTSLKGFAVSMIKGSSSLWYLYALAVYFTLTKLLCKQPQIAMVIMLAMHLVGWLFVGEWPSRSILMNGIYFSFGCFFGTRIFHFFNSISLNTVVLVSIPFVLVFITKIFGVTVPLFESMLFVFFGAVFFSLLQRKLPLGLLGWIGRNTLQIYVLHRIFIEVALICLLPSFASENSPLQGFSATWWACLYPTLMSIIIVLSSLLVWSITNRGAGRLLYNLPKSFFKISPRQSCKV; encoded by the coding sequence ATGGATAGTTATAAAAGCAGCAGAATTGAATGGATAGACCTAGCTAAAGGAGTGTGCATACTTCTTGTTGTCTTTCACCATGTCACGATTACTTCTTATATTTCCCAGGATATTCTCCTTTCAGATTTTGGAATGTTTTTTTTAAGAGTGCATGAAGCGATTGGTCGTTATTTATCTCCACTTAGAATGCCGATATTCTTTACTTTGTCAGGTTTTTTGGCTTATAAGGCAGTAGTTAGAAATCAATGGAAAGATGTTTTTATTAATAAAATATGCTTGTTAATATATCTCTTCATTCTTTGGGGCACGATACAGTGGTCACTAGTTTCACTGCTGCATATGTATTTTTCTTCTAGTATGGATTTTTCTCAGTCTAATAACTCTCTGTATAGTACTAGTTTAAAAGGCTTTGCCGTGTCGATGATTAAGGGGTCTAGTAGCCTTTGGTATCTTTATGCATTGGCGGTTTATTTTACATTGACTAAATTGTTGTGTAAGCAGCCTCAAATTGCTATGGTTATTATGTTGGCTATGCATTTGGTTGGGTGGCTCTTTGTTGGAGAGTGGCCTTCTCGAAGTATTTTGATGAATGGTATATATTTTTCTTTTGGTTGTTTTTTTGGAACCCGTATTTTTCATTTTTTTAATAGTATTAGCTTGAATACAGTTGTTCTTGTTTCTATTCCATTTGTCTTGGTTTTTATAACAAAAATTTTTGGTGTGACGGTTCCCCTTTTTGAAAGCATGTTATTTGTTTTTTTTGGTGCTGTATTTTTTTCATTACTTCAGCGTAAGCTGCCATTAGGTTTGTTGGGATGGATTGGACGTAATACACTTCAAATATACGTGCTACATAGAATTTTTATAGAAGTTGCTCTTATTTGTTTGCTTCCTTCGTTTGCGAGTGAAAATAGTCCGCTTCAAGGTTTTTCTGCAACATGGTGGGCGTGCTTATACCCTACGTTAATGTCCATCATTATAGTGTTGTCATCTTTGCTTGTTTGGAGCATCACAAATAGGGGGGCGGGTAGATTACTTTATAATTTGCCTAAGAGTTTTTTTAAGATCTCCCCGAGACAAAGTTGCAAGGTGTAA
- a CDS encoding glycosyltransferase family 2 protein, which produces MKVSVYITTCNRLELLKRALKSVQNQTYSDIEIIVADDGSSDGTKEYLNDIDDPRVKYLHHEKPLGACVGRNEAIKLSCGDYVTGMDDDDWFTEDRIEKFVQFWEQLEADEQKKVSGLYSDTIEYHPGGEELKRYRKNSCSYRSLRQRNGVGNQVFAPRNRFVDIGGFDPKMPAWQDWDCWLRMAQKFGDFVNCGHTTYLGDATHDLNRITAKNPDKIRKAHTLLCQKMGHMSFKERLLLNQKLVDYRQIIPKLLETIATLAVGDVRLFVSCVKRMLFARHQ; this is translated from the coding sequence ATGAAGGTATCGGTATATATAACGACCTGTAATAGACTCGAATTACTTAAGCGGGCATTGAAGTCAGTACAAAATCAGACATATTCGGATATTGAAATCATAGTCGCAGACGACGGATCGAGTGATGGTACGAAAGAGTATCTCAACGATATCGATGACCCAAGAGTTAAGTACTTACATCATGAAAAACCGCTAGGGGCATGTGTTGGTCGAAACGAGGCGATCAAACTGTCTTGTGGAGATTATGTTACCGGTATGGATGATGATGACTGGTTTACAGAAGATCGCATCGAGAAATTTGTACAGTTTTGGGAGCAGCTAGAAGCTGACGAACAAAAAAAAGTAAGTGGTTTATATTCAGACACCATAGAATACCACCCAGGTGGTGAAGAGCTAAAAAGGTATCGAAAAAATAGCTGCTCATATCGGAGCCTCAGGCAAAGGAATGGTGTGGGCAATCAAGTGTTTGCTCCAAGAAATCGATTTGTTGATATAGGAGGATTCGACCCGAAAATGCCAGCTTGGCAAGATTGGGATTGTTGGCTTCGAATGGCCCAGAAGTTTGGTGATTTTGTTAATTGTGGCCATACGACCTATTTGGGGGATGCGACTCATGACTTAAATCGTATCACAGCAAAGAATCCTGATAAAATACGTAAAGCGCATACATTGTTATGTCAAAAGATGGGACATATGTCTTTTAAAGAAAGGCTGTTGCTGAATCAGAAGCTTGTCGATTACCGTCAAATCATCCCTAAATTACTTGAAACAATCGCAACTCTAGCTGTTGGTGATGTGCGATTGTTCGTTAGTTGTGTGAAAAGAATGCTTTTTGCGAGACATCAGTAA
- a CDS encoding glycosyltransferase family 2 protein: MSLEILLSTLLFIVIGLPCLYLSIEYFFGIGTFGKRTIVSGERKECVILIPAHNEESIIGETLGALMSEISEHDRVVVVADNCTDNTAEICRSFAVEVLERTSDTNKGKGFALDFGMQYIADSPPATVVIFDADCQFQAGSFKELVMVSQSEQSAVQSLYLMKAPDDAPLKVRLAEFAWRVKNQVRPGGMRRFGLGCQLQGSGMAFPWELLSKVSLASGSIVEDLELGLKLSEQGDLVRYEPTAIVESYFPCSDEALETQRTRWEHGHLASIFDLVPRFLRAFATGKFKASLMMLDAMIPPTVLWIFISTLCFLSSLMMFLVDFMPAVFVVLSVPYFALVLSLMLVWWFRGRDCISLKDIGGILIFVMGKFSLYKKISATKDKKWIKTERD; the protein is encoded by the coding sequence ATGAGTCTCGAAATCCTGTTGTCGACGCTACTATTTATCGTTATTGGGCTCCCATGCTTATATTTATCTATAGAGTACTTTTTTGGGATTGGCACGTTCGGTAAGCGAACGATCGTATCTGGCGAGCGCAAAGAATGTGTCATTTTAATCCCTGCCCATAATGAAGAATCGATTATTGGAGAGACTTTGGGCGCCTTGATGTCAGAGATCTCTGAACATGATCGAGTTGTCGTTGTCGCTGATAATTGTACCGATAATACGGCTGAAATTTGTAGATCGTTTGCGGTCGAGGTGTTAGAGCGGACTTCTGATACGAATAAGGGGAAGGGGTTCGCGTTAGATTTTGGAATGCAGTACATCGCTGATAGTCCACCAGCTACCGTAGTAATTTTTGATGCTGATTGCCAGTTTCAGGCTGGTTCTTTTAAAGAGCTTGTCATGGTCAGTCAGTCAGAGCAGAGTGCAGTGCAATCTCTCTACCTAATGAAAGCGCCTGATGATGCACCGTTAAAAGTTCGTCTGGCGGAATTTGCCTGGCGGGTAAAGAACCAAGTGCGACCTGGGGGAATGAGAAGATTTGGTTTGGGGTGCCAGTTACAAGGATCCGGTATGGCCTTTCCATGGGAGCTCCTGTCAAAGGTATCATTGGCGAGTGGCAGTATTGTTGAGGATCTTGAACTTGGCTTGAAGCTTTCTGAACAGGGTGACCTGGTGCGGTACGAACCCACTGCGATAGTTGAAAGTTACTTTCCCTGTTCCGACGAGGCTCTTGAGACTCAACGGACGCGCTGGGAACATGGTCACTTAGCATCGATATTCGATCTTGTTCCACGGTTTCTTCGAGCATTCGCGACGGGTAAGTTTAAAGCGAGCTTAATGATGTTGGATGCAATGATACCGCCCACTGTACTTTGGATCTTTATATCAACGCTGTGTTTTTTATCGTCACTAATGATGTTTCTCGTCGATTTCATGCCAGCTGTTTTTGTTGTGTTGAGTGTTCCTTACTTTGCGTTGGTTCTTTCGCTGATGTTGGTTTGGTGGTTTCGTGGAAGGGACTGTATATCTCTGAAAGATATTGGCGGGATTTTAATTTTTGTAATGGGGAAGTTTTCTCTTTATAAAAAAATATCAGCTACTAAAGACAAAAAGTGGATAAAGACAGAACGTGACTAA
- a CDS encoding glycosyltransferase family 4 protein, translating into MKITYFVNQYPKVSHSFIRREILALEQAGVCVHRVSIRGWDADVVDPLDKEEKGKTSYVLQGGIKSLLGLACSALFNSPRAFFKALSSALKMSRMSERNALYHIIYLLEACKLKQLCENEGSEHIHAHFGTNSTEIAMLCHLLGGPGYSFTVHGPEEFDKPQGLHLKEKVAHSKFVAAISSFGRSQLYRWCDYADWDKIKVVHCGLDADFFGAVDKTQVLGGQKQLLCIGRLCEQKGQLLLIEGVKKARDSGADIRLVLAGDGEMRNEVEALVERLELSEYVSITGWISSSKVQSLLRESDAMILPSFGEGLPVAIMEALATKTPVITTYIAGIPELIEHRETGWLCAAGDPDAIAESIIDFAATPTELVNEITEKAFLAVKSRHCIDTEAKKLALYFSESLS; encoded by the coding sequence ATGAAAATAACATATTTTGTTAACCAATACCCGAAGGTTAGCCATAGCTTCATTCGCCGAGAGATTTTAGCATTAGAGCAGGCTGGTGTATGTGTGCATCGAGTTTCAATACGAGGATGGGATGCCGACGTTGTCGACCCGTTAGATAAGGAAGAAAAGGGAAAGACTTCCTATGTATTACAAGGGGGAATAAAAAGTCTCCTCGGCTTAGCTTGTTCAGCACTCTTCAATAGTCCTCGGGCGTTTTTCAAGGCACTAAGTTCTGCGCTTAAAATGAGCCGTATGTCCGAGCGAAATGCGCTTTATCATATCATTTATCTCTTAGAGGCGTGTAAGTTAAAGCAACTGTGTGAAAATGAGGGAAGTGAGCATATCCATGCTCATTTTGGAACGAACTCGACAGAAATTGCAATGTTGTGCCACCTTCTTGGAGGCCCGGGTTATAGCTTTACTGTGCATGGTCCTGAAGAGTTCGATAAACCTCAGGGGCTTCATCTGAAAGAAAAGGTTGCTCACTCAAAATTTGTTGCGGCGATAAGCAGTTTTGGTCGGTCGCAGCTGTATCGTTGGTGCGATTATGCTGATTGGGACAAAATAAAGGTTGTTCATTGTGGATTAGATGCGGATTTTTTTGGTGCAGTTGATAAAACTCAAGTGCTTGGTGGGCAGAAGCAATTGCTATGTATCGGGCGTTTATGTGAGCAAAAAGGGCAGTTACTCCTGATTGAAGGGGTAAAGAAGGCTCGCGATTCCGGCGCTGATATTCGTTTAGTACTTGCGGGTGACGGCGAAATGCGAAACGAAGTTGAAGCCTTGGTAGAGCGCTTAGAGTTAAGTGAATATGTATCAATTACCGGTTGGATAAGCTCATCTAAGGTGCAATCTCTGCTCAGGGAATCTGACGCCATGATACTTCCAAGTTTTGGCGAAGGGTTACCTGTAGCAATAATGGAGGCTTTAGCCACTAAAACTCCAGTGATTACAACGTATATTGCTGGCATTCCTGAATTGATTGAGCACCGGGAAACTGGTTGGTTATGTGCCGCAGGCGATCCTGATGCTATTGCCGAAAGTATTATTGACTTTGCTGCGACACCGACGGAGCTGGTTAATGAAATTACTGAGAAAGCATTTTTGGCAGTCAAATCGAGACACTGTATTGATACTGAAGCAAAGAAACTCGCCTTATATTTTTCTGAAAGCCTTAGCTAA
- a CDS encoding oligosaccharide flippase family protein: MRIRTEALWILISTGIGGLSQLTIYALLSRSASAEVIGQLAIINVALGIAFLLQDMGLSSYYIHRQSISAEQRSTLFAVNTAFGIISALVLAISSVPIGSFYESDAIANGLILISLNFFFLGVSAQYQASYIKYLKNDKLAKIEIFSKLCVLSVSAFLIVYFNMGLTGYLYSILLASAVKFFLLLGFAEKSWHPKLKFDKQVIRPALNFGVYQLGSQVINQLRTQADQLIIGKSLGVESLGVYALAKELVMQPTKFVGPMVSKLLMPRFAMLQSNMDEYNRYFDKARLILCSVNTFIYLSLAIFSYFLIPVVFGDEYSIAIEILMIILLVGLLRPVGSLFGALSQSKGKSNVEFFWNGFASVISLSILLVAAYIGTIYAFAIAMAVTQLILSLVSGPFFSRNLVGLNIGSHIIIIVSITGIYGAVLSVFYATM; the protein is encoded by the coding sequence ATGAGAATTAGAACAGAAGCCCTTTGGATATTAATATCTACCGGCATCGGCGGGTTGTCTCAACTTACTATATATGCGTTACTTTCAAGATCTGCTTCAGCTGAAGTCATCGGTCAGCTCGCTATTATTAACGTTGCGTTAGGCATTGCCTTCCTTTTACAGGATATGGGACTTTCTAGTTATTATATACATAGGCAATCAATTTCAGCAGAGCAGCGTTCAACATTGTTTGCCGTAAATACAGCCTTTGGCATTATATCTGCACTGGTCTTGGCTATATCATCTGTTCCGATAGGCTCTTTCTATGAATCAGATGCTATCGCGAACGGTTTAATACTGATCTCTTTGAATTTCTTTTTTTTAGGCGTTAGCGCACAGTATCAGGCAAGCTATATTAAATATCTAAAAAATGACAAGTTAGCAAAAATTGAAATTTTTTCAAAATTGTGTGTGTTATCTGTTTCTGCCTTTTTAATCGTTTATTTTAATATGGGACTTACAGGCTATCTGTATTCAATATTACTTGCGAGTGCTGTTAAGTTCTTTCTCCTACTAGGCTTTGCGGAAAAATCTTGGCATCCAAAACTTAAATTTGATAAGCAAGTAATTAGACCTGCCTTAAATTTTGGAGTATATCAACTTGGTTCTCAGGTAATAAACCAACTTAGAACCCAGGCCGATCAGTTGATAATAGGTAAATCGCTAGGGGTTGAATCTTTAGGTGTATACGCTCTTGCTAAAGAGCTTGTTATGCAACCGACAAAATTCGTTGGACCTATGGTATCAAAGTTGTTGATGCCACGTTTCGCGATGCTACAGTCGAATATGGATGAATATAATCGTTATTTCGATAAGGCTAGACTAATTCTGTGCTCGGTGAATACGTTTATATACCTATCTTTAGCTATATTTTCATATTTCTTGATTCCTGTGGTTTTTGGAGACGAATACTCTATAGCTATTGAAATCCTTATGATTATATTACTTGTGGGCTTACTACGCCCTGTTGGTAGTCTTTTTGGTGCGCTTTCTCAGTCTAAAGGGAAAAGCAATGTTGAGTTCTTTTGGAATGGATTTGCTAGTGTTATTTCTTTAAGCATTCTTTTAGTCGCTGCGTACATTGGAACAATATATGCTTTTGCAATTGCCATGGCTGTGACACAGTTAATTCTATCGCTTGTCTCTGGGCCATTTTTTTCCAGAAATTTAGTCGGCCTAAATATTGGGTCTCACATAATTATTATCGTGTCAATCACTGGGATATATGGTGCCGTCCTATCGGTATTCTATGCCACTATGTGA
- a CDS encoding serine acetyltransferase, producing MSALKRDVERYGGWRSLFREQSLYSVLLYRLGCRIDSISNSLLRRLACLFYFPIYRLFETLTGISIPKEVDIGGGLRIWHFGQIFIHPKVVIGENCTLRQGVTLGNRRSDDDVPVIGNNVEFGANCIVIGSVTIGDNVKIGPMSLVLDDLPDNAVAVGNPAKIVRIRKQD from the coding sequence ATGAGTGCACTCAAGCGGGATGTTGAGCGATATGGTGGTTGGCGCTCTCTTTTTAGGGAGCAATCATTGTATAGTGTTTTGTTGTATAGACTTGGATGTCGTATTGATTCTATTTCTAATTCATTACTCCGAAGGCTTGCTTGTCTTTTCTATTTTCCGATATATCGTTTATTTGAAACGCTTACAGGAATAAGTATTCCCAAAGAAGTTGATATTGGTGGGGGGCTTCGTATTTGGCATTTTGGGCAGATATTTATACATCCTAAGGTTGTTATCGGTGAAAACTGCACATTGCGGCAAGGAGTTACGTTAGGTAATCGCCGGTCAGACGATGATGTTCCCGTGATTGGCAATAACGTTGAATTTGGTGCGAATTGTATTGTAATAGGAAGCGTTACTATCGGCGACAATGTAAAGATTGGCCCAATGTCTTTAGTGTTGGATGATTTACCCGATAATGCTGTTGCAGTCGGTAACCCGGCAAAAATTGTTAGGATTAGGAAGCAGGATTGA